In the genome of Monodelphis domestica isolate mMonDom1 chromosome 2, mMonDom1.pri, whole genome shotgun sequence, one region contains:
- the LOC100011036 gene encoding histamine N-methyltransferase-like: protein MDSIITHEHLGKTKNVKFAWHQETSSEYQSRIIEKKELQKWNFIHMIQMLYYVKDIPATLKFFHSLLDTEGKILIILVSGMSGWDKLWKKYGFRLPQNDLCLYVSSSDITQTLETLGIKYECFELLSTMDISDCFVEGNEKGELLLDFLTETCHFSQTAPPDLKAEIIEDLQRPGFSVKERGKTLFQNHLSFIVVEA, encoded by the exons ATGGACAGCATCATCACCCACGAACACCTGGGCAAAACG aAGAACGTAAAGTTTGCTTGGCATCAGGAGACATCATCTGAATATCAAAGTAgaataatagagaaaaaggagCTTCAGAAATGGAACTTTATTCACATGATTCAGATGCTGTATTATGTAAAAGATATCCCAGCTACTCTGAAATTTTTCCACAGTCTCCTGGATACTGAGGGCAAGATTCTTATTATTCTTGTGTCAGGAATGAGTGGTTGGGACAAACTGTGGAAGAAGTATGGATTCCGCTTACCCCAAAATGATCTCTGCCTCTATGTGTCATCCTCTGACATCACTCAAACCCTAGAAACTTTGGGAATTAAATATGAATGCTTTGAACTTCTATCTACTATGGATATATCAGATTGCTTTGTTGAAGGCAATGAAAAAGGGGAGTTACTGCTGGACTTTTTAACAGAAACCTGCCACTTTAGCCAAACTGCGCCACCTGATCTCAAAGCTGAGATTATCGAAGACCTTCAAAGGCCAGGATTCAgtgtaaaagaaagaggaaagacccTTTTTCAGAATCACTTAAGTTTCATAGTTGTTGAAGCATAA